GAGCCCGACCGCGACCAGCAGCGTGCACATGCCGAGCGAGAACGTGAACAGGTAGAGAAAGCCGAGCAGGGCGGAGCCGGTGGTGGAGACCCAGGTGAGGACGGCGGCCATGACGGGGGCGGAGCAGGGGGCCGCGACAAGTCCTGAGGCGGCGCCCATGATGAAAGCACCCGCGACGCGCCCTCCGGTTCCGGCGTTGGCGGCGCGCTGCATGATGGCGGCGGGCACGCGGACGGGAATGACGTCGAACATCGACAGGGCGGCCAGCATGAGCAAATTCGCCATGGCGAAGTAGGCCCACGGGTTGGCCGAGACGGTGCCGAACATCGTGCCGGTGAGTCCGGCGAGGAGTCCGAGGCCGGCGTACACAGACGCCAATCCAAACACGTAGGTCAGTGAAAGCCCCAAGGGACGCCACTTTGACGCTACAGTGGCGCCTGACTGTTCTGATGATGATTGGCCGCCCACGATAGCAGCGGTGATCGGAATCATCGGATACACGCAGGGCGTGAGCGACGTCAGGACCCCGGCCCCGAACAGCAGGGGGAGCGCGGCGGCGGGATTCGACGAGAGCTGCGCGGTGACGTCGGCGATCTGCGTGAGAGCAATCATGTGGGGAAGATACAGCCGAGAGCGGGTGAGCGTTCCCCTTCGTTGAAAAAGGGCTCTGGCGCACGGGGCAGATTAAGGGGATCATGCTTGGCTCGCCCCCCCACTGATTGAGGTGTTGATGTACCGACCGACGAAGTCGCTGATGCTCCTGGCCGTGGCCAGTCTTTCGACCAGCCTAGGATTGCAGGCGCAGGCGATACGTCCCGACGCGGACCCGCGCATCGAGAAGCTGGTCGCATCGGTGTCGCAGCAGCGACTGCAGGCCACGGCCACCAAGCTCGCCGGCTTCGGCACGCGTTCTACGCTG
This region of Gemmatimonas groenlandica genomic DNA includes:
- a CDS encoding cytochrome c biogenesis protein CcdA, translating into MIALTQIADVTAQLSSNPAAALPLLFGAGVLTSLTPCVYPMIPITAAIVGGQSSSEQSGATVASKWRPLGLSLTYVFGLASVYAGLGLLAGLTGTMFGTVSANPWAYFAMANLLMLAALSMFDVIPVRVPAAIMQRAANAGTGGRVAGAFIMGAASGLVAAPCSAPVMAAVLTWVSTTGSALLGFLYLFTFSLGMCTLLVAVGLSAGSLSRLPRAGAWMLTVKKVFAFVMLGMAEYYLVKMGQVYF